Proteins from a genomic interval of Dunckerocampus dactyliophorus isolate RoL2022-P2 chromosome 5, RoL_Ddac_1.1, whole genome shotgun sequence:
- the olfml1 gene encoding olfactomedin-like protein 3, with product MGEQTMSGREFLVLLLYLCLTVTSVKSQGFSQDAFIIQYLERRLTQMEERLNQCEQNTVSIMQKTYDLSSEMRGHRSTFSVMRSEVKNQLESVSARVDRVERELEYLENKMPAQSDIEMEEALLEQQIKAAELDQLKKKAKIKVENDCNAALSQIKSLKIMKKMGDTSGSWFKDPSDGSIKVYMMSGIRNDTLLEYGSLQSFSEKTTIPPAKVVQLPFPWQGTGHMVYNGFLYYHKADTLNQILKVDLSNGSVVDSTLLPGAGRLPVYSLNPNTYLDMAVDELGLWVIHADPEYGGNLVLTKLDKGNLAVEYIWDTQCKSHDAEGAFIICGTLYVVFNTRYGGRSTVQCLYDIHDTIHSTESPVVFFPKRYTSHSSIHYHPGDKQLYAWDDGYQTIYNVETHTSDQVTAE from the exons ATGGGAGAGCAAACAATGTCAGGCAGAGAGTTTCTTGTGCTTTTGCTATATTTGTGCTTAACTGTGACTTCAGTCAAGAGCCAGGGTTTCTCCCAAGATGCCTTTATCATCCAGTACCTGGAGAGGAGATTGACTCAGATGGAG GAGCGTCTGAACCAATGTGAGCAAAACACAGTGAGCATAATGCAGAAGACCTACGATCTCTCCTCAGAAATGAGAGGCCATCGGTCTACCTTCAGTGTTATGAG ATCAGAGGTGAAGAACCAGCTGGAGAGCGTATCTGCACGTGTAGACCGAGTGGAGCGAGAGCTGGAATATCTGGAAAACAAGATGCCTGCCCAATCTGACATTGAGATGGAGGAGGCGCTGCTTGAACAACAGATAAAAGCTGCAGAATTGGACCAGCTAAAAAAGAAAGccaaaattaaagtggaaaatg ATTGTAATGCTGCCTTGAGTCAAATCAAGTCTCTGAAAATCATGAAGAAGATGGGGGACACCTCCGGCTCCTGGTTCAAGGACCCTTCTGACGGATCGATCAAG GTCTACATGATGAGCGGAATTCGTAACGACACACTGTTGGAGTATGGATCTTTACAAAGCTTTTCAGAAAAGACCACCATACCCCCGGCTAAAGTGGTCCAACTCCCATTTCCATGGCAAGGCACCGGACACATGGTCTACAATGGATTTCTCTACTACCACAAAGCGGACACACTGAACCAGATCCTGAAA GTAGACCTGTCGAATGGCTCAGTGGTCGACAGCACTCTTCTTCCGGGAGCAGGTCGTCTTCCAGTCTACAGCTTGAACCCCAACACGTACTTGGACATGGCTGTGGATGAACTAGGTCTTTGGGTCATTCACGCTGACCCTGAATACGGTGGAAACTTGGTTCTAACTAAGCTTGATAAAG GAAACCTGGCAGTCGAGTACATCTGGGATACACAATGTAAAAGTCATGATGCTGAAGGAGCGTTCATAATATGTGGCACTCTCTATGTGGTCTTCAACACACGCTATGGTGGACGGTCCACTGTCCAGTGTCTCTATGACATTCATGACACCATCCACAG CACTGAGAGTCCAGTGGTGTTCTTCCCAAAGCGGTACACAAGCCACAGCAGCATCCACTACCATCCCGGAGACAAACAGCTGTACGCTTGGGACGATGGATACCAGACAATATACAACGTGGAGACACACACCAGTGATCAAGTTACTGCTGAATGA